GCAATCCATGGCGCTGCGCAACCTGGCCGCGAAGTTGCGGATCCCCACCTCTGCTGCTgcccggctcccgtcgccccccacccctGCTGCTTTCCGGCTCCCATCGGACCCTAGCGTTCCGCCGCCGTCCGTTTCTCGGCTCGAGGTATGCTCCTCCTCCTGCACACCGCGCTCCCTCAATTAAATCACTAGTTGGAGTCGGTAGAGCAAATCGACCAATAGATGGGTGATCTCTTGGATTCCCCAACTCCGGATCTCGACCCTTCGCTGTCGCTGAGACCACAAGTTTCGCCCGCCCTTGCCATATTCAAGTCTTGCCCTTGTGCTGTTGCTTGAATCCTCGCTAGCTAATCGATTTGACATTGAATTAATCTGCCCCAAAAGACTAGCAGATTCGTAGTCGTAGGTGGCCAATTTCATGGTTGTCTATCCCTAGTTCCTTTCTTGCAAGAGAGGCTCCGGAGTAAAAAGCACAAACACATACCATACCCACGCTAACCTTCTTTGGGTATGTAGTCTTCCCGAACTTAGAGTTTTCCCTTGCCTTCGCCGTTACAAATTACGCTCTGATGcatatgtgagttctttattgGCTAATAATCCTTGTTGGCAGAATTTTACATGATGTGGCTCTCAAAACATTTGTTATTCTCACGCCTTTTTGCCTTTGACGTGGTTGATTCGCTGTTGCAGATCATTCTAACTTGAAAACATTTGTTATTGTCATGAAAGCTCTTCTCTTTTTTTGCCTTTGACGTGGTTGACGCGCTAGCTGTTACAGATCATTCTAACTTGACAACCATTTGTTATTGTCATGAAAGCTCTTCCCTTTTTTGCCTTTGATGTGGCTGACGCGCTCGCTGTTACAGATCATTCTAACTTGACAACCATTTGCGTTGTCATGAAAGCTCTTCTCGTTTCGCCTTTGCATGAGGCTGGTGCGCAGATCCTTATTTTAGTCATTCAGTTGATCAATTCACAGATTTGAACGAGAGACACACTAAATTCTGACTACTAGTGTTAATCGGCAACTTGATTTGGGATGATTGCACATTGTATCCCTTGTACGGCGTAAGTTTTGTAAGATCTGAAAATTAGAACACTAACAGTCAAAGATCTGACATTGCAGTACCAACAGTCAGGAATGCTCCCCTATAAATGTTTTTTGCAGCTGTTTGTTGAAAGTTTTCGACTTAGTGTAATATCTGAACTCATCAGGTCTATTGATTTCAAGAGCTTTTAGCACTGCAAATAGTGTCTCGTGATATTTTTGTTCCCCTTTATCCTACCATGACATGCAAGGATACCAAGGCTAAATCTTGGTCACTACCTTCTAATCTTCTTTTACCTTGTTGAATTGTAGAGCGCCAGAGACTGGTACCAGTTCCAGCGGGCACGTTATGATGATGTGACAAGAGAGTTTAGAAACTTCAGGTAAAAGCTACAACAACTTCCATTTTaatccctctgtaaagaaaatatAAGAGTGATCTAAACattcttatatttctttacgggaGGGAATGATTAATTATTATGATTGGTTGAGCTTGTGTCGTCTGAAAGGGTGGCGCCTTaatgtattttttctttttctttttggcaGGCTTGAGGTTGTGTGGTCTGAAAGGGTGGCTAACCTGCTTGATTTGGCTTACAAGGTGGGTTGTCCTATTGTCGTTGGTGGTGTGGTCATGAAAGGGATTGCCTATCGGGTGCTTGCCTATCAGAAGATGTGATGGGGGTAATGGCCATGTGCTGCTCTGTTCATTAGTGCAGATGCGTGTGCACTTGTGGTGAGCACTCTGGTTGTGGTAACTGGGAACTGCCTGCAAGAGCAGATAACCATGTAGAAATAAATGGTTTGTTGCGTACGTGTCTTGATCCGTTGTGTGTCATGGACCAGTGGTTTTGACTTGATGTAATTGTGTCTAAGCGTACTTCTTCCTGGTAATGGTGTTGGTGCACTTGGTTTGATGAAGAATGTTTTTTTGAGCCTTGGTTTGATGAAGAATGTTTTTTTGAGCCTTGGTTTGATGAAGAATGTTGTGTTTGCTTTCAACTTTTGTTTGTGCTTGTGAAAGTACTGATTGTGAGGTTCTCCGTTTGCACGCTGTTCAGGGGTCTGGTTTATGTACTGTGGACTTGGCCACTTTGCTTTTTGTAGCGGCAACTTTGTCAATTTTCCACATACTGGTCAAGTTTGTAAGCTTTTGACAGTGAAGCGATAAGCTGGAACTGTTGTGCCTGATGATGTCCAACTTATCCATACAATTTTGAGGACGTGTATATCAGAGTACCAATTATCCATACTACTTGTCCATACAACCGTTCTGTGTCATGGACAGGTGGTTATGACGTAATTTATTTTTGTCAAAGCGTACTTCGTCCCCGTGATGTTTATTGCACTTGTTCGTTTGATGAAGAATGTTTTTGTTTGTGCTTGTGAATGTACTGAGTGGAGTGAGGTTTCTCCGGTTGCACTTTGTTCAGGGGCCACTTTGTTTATTGTGGCGGTAACTTTCTCAACTGTGCCCATACTAAGCTGGAAGTGCTAATGTCCAACTTGTCCATGCAATTTTGA
The sequence above is a segment of the Aegilops tauschii subsp. strangulata cultivar AL8/78 chromosome 6, Aet v6.0, whole genome shotgun sequence genome. Coding sequences within it:
- the LOC109740024 gene encoding uncharacterized protein gives rise to the protein MALRNLAAKLRIPTSAAARLPSPPTPAAFRLPSDPSVPPPSVSRLESARDWYQFQRARYDDVTREFRNFRLEVVWSERVANLLDLAYKVGCPIVVGGVVMKGIAYRVLAYQKM